The DNA sequence CTTCATTCGCCCTGATTGAAGTTTTGCCGGAAGTGGGCGAGGATATACAGAAAGAGATTGAAATAAAACCAGATGAATTAAAAATGGACACATTTCGTTCTTCTGGCCCAGGTGGTCAAAACGTGAATATGCGTTCTACTGCAGTGCGATTGACGCATTTGCCGACTAAACTCGTTGTTGCCTGCCAAAGTGAAAGAAGTCAGGCACAGAACAAAGAAAAAGCAATGGAGGTTCTTTATGCAAAAATTTATCAGAAAAGATTGCAAGAACAAGAAAAAGAAAAAAAAGACTTGCGTGGAATAATACCCTCAGCTGAATGGGGAAATCAGATCCGTTCTTATGTGCTTCATCCTTATAAAATGGTTAAAGACCACAGGACAGAAGTAGAGAGCCCAAATCCTGATGAGGTTCTAGATGGGAATTTGGATAATTTTATAGAAGCAGAGTTAAAAATGACTAAATATGATTGAATTTAAAAATGTTTCAAAATTTTATGATGATTGCGCAGCATTGGATAAAGTGACTTTCGGCATTAAACCGAAAGAGTTTGTTTGTATTGTCGGCCGTTCGGGCGCTGGCAAGACAACGCTTTTAAAGCTTTTATTAAAAGAAGAAGAACCGAGCGAAGGGGAGATTGTTGTTGATGGCAGAGATGTAGGAGATTTAAAAAAACATGATATCCCGCTTTACAGAAGAAAAATCGGAGCAATATTCCAGGATTTTAAATTATTGCCCAATAAGAACGCTTATGAGAATATTGCCTTTGCGATGGAAGCAGCAGGCAGGACTGAACAGGAAATTGCAGTTGATGTTCCTCAAATTTTAAACCTCGTTGAATTAAGCGACAAAGCCAATAATTTTCCTGCCCAACTTTCTGGCGGAGAGAAGCAAAGAGTGGCAATTGGCAGAGCACTGGTTCATAAGCCGGATATTTTGATGGCCGACGAGCCTACTGGTAATCTTGACCCCTTGCACACATGGGATATAATTAGATTATTATGCAGAATCAACGAATTAGGTACAACCGTGATTCTGGCTACTCATGACCGGGAAATAATCAATGCTTTAAGTAAGAGAGTAATAAGTTTTGACCGCGGCCATTTAATTCGTGACGAAGAAAACGGCCGATACATCGTATGATGGAAGCATTTAGAAGAATAGTTAAATGGGGATTAAAGAATTTCTGGCGCAATGGCTGGCTTTCTACAGCTACAGTCAGCATTATGATTTTGACGCTTTTAGTAATCACGGTTTTACTGATGGTTAATGTGGTAGCCAACGCTGTTTTGGAAAATTTGGAAAATAAAATCGATATCAGTGTTTATTTTAAACTACAAACCCCGGAAGAGGATATTTTAGCGGCAAAAACCCAGCTGGAAAAATTAGTTGAAGTGGAAAGAATAGATTATACTTCGCAAAACCAGGCATTGTTGAATTTTAGGGAAAAACACAAAGACAATCCCGTTCTACTGCAAAGCTTGGATGAATTAGAAACCAATCCCTTGGAAGCAAGTTTGAATATAAAGGCCAAGGAGACTAGCCAGTATGTGAGTATTAATCAATTTTTGGAAAGCGTGCACTACAAGGATATTATTGATAAAGTGAATTACATGCAGAATAAGGGAGTCATAGAAAAATTAAGCAAAATTATTACTGATGTAAAAACCGTTGGCCTGACAGTGAGTTTGTTATTGGCAGTAATCGTGTTTTTGGTAACCTTTAATGCTATCCGTCTGGCAATTTACAGTTCTAGAGAAGAAATCAATGTCATGAAATTGGTGGGCGCGAGCAATTGGTTTATCAGGGGACCGTTTATTGTTGAGGGCTTGATGTATGGAGTACTTGCCACGATTATAACTGTAATTTTTTTGTATCCAGCATTCTATTTTGCTTCGTCAAAGCTTTCTGGCTTCCTGCCTATTGACGACTTATTCTCATATTTTAAGACAAATCTGTTTTCTTTGTTTTTTCTCCTTTTGGGAGTAGGCCTAGTTTTAGGTGTATTCAGCAGTTTTATTGCTGTAAGGAAATATTTGAAAGATTAAAAACGATTTTCAATAAAAAAATACCCCCGCATTGCGGGGGTATTTTAAATACTTATATAGATTTATTCTGAGCGCTCGTTTGAACGCTCAAAATAATTATGGATGACTTTATTGAATTTTGCTGAGACGAATATACCGCTGATAATGCCAAACGCATTAAATATCATGTCCAGAGTAGTATCTTTAGCGATATATTGCCCGTAATAACCGCGCATTTGCGTTCCAAAAAGAGTATCCGCAAGAAATTCGAATATTTCCCAGACAATTCCTCCCATAAATATCAGAGTTGCTCCCAAAACAACTGATTTTTTAAAACTCCATCCATACCACTGCGAACCAAAACAACAGATAACAACCGTATAAATAAAAGGAATGAAAAAATGGATGAGCTTATCGTATTCAAAGCCGGCTCCAGAAAGACGGAAAAGGCCCAGTCCGCCAAGGCCACTTAGTCCTAAGCCGATGATTAAACTTACTTCAAGGAGGTTTAATAATTGCTGCTTTTTGGGGTCGCCTTTTGCCTTATAAATCAGGCGCGGCAGAATAATGAGAAAAGCCGAGACAAAAGCCGCCATGGCCATAAATTTCGGATTATAAAAATCAGGAAACCATGTCCGGTCTCCAAAAAAAAGAACCAGTCCGTTCAATGTGAAAATACTGGCAGTAATTTCGCTGTATCTTTTTTTTGTTTTGCGTGGCTCGCTTTCCATTTATTTTCGGAGTTAAATAATTGATTTTATACTTTGAATTGCATCTTGAATATTCTGAGGAACCTTGACGCTCGCGATATCGCCTTTTTTTGAATATTCATCAAACCTGTCAAACTCTTCTAAAATTCTCCTCGTGTGCTGTAAATATTCTTCCAGTGGAATATCGGGGCCACTGCTATAAATTTTAATGCTAGGAAACTGTTTCTCAAATGTTGCACGAGAACGTCTAAGAAGAGGCGGTATGGCAACAACAATAAGCGATTTAGGACGAAAATTATTATCGTGGCAAGCTTTTATGCCAAATAAAACATTTTCAAGCGAATTCGTTGAAAGTTTTTCTAAAATTAACGAGCTTTTTGGTACGCCATCGCTTTCTATTAAAGAAGCATAATGACTTGCTTCGCTTTCGAAATTAGGAATATCCTTACGTCCCTTGCCAGTTAAAATAATCATCTTTGCCTTTTTTGATTTATAGAGATGCGTTGCATGCTTAGCAACCCTTGGATCTGTATGCCCAAATACAAAAATAGCGTCTACTTTTGGAAGTTTTTCTTCTGGCGTTCGGTCTATTAGAAAATCCAAAACCTTTTTAAAAGAAGTTTTAATTTGTTTCATAAAAATAAAGGTATCCTAAGCTCAGTGCTGCCGAGAGTTTATTCGAACTAGTCCTAAAATTTGATTCTAATTCTTGATGGGTATAAAAGGTATTTCTATTTTACTTCTTTTAATAAATCGATAACAGAGTTTATTATTTTCACTTTAGGATGGAAGAAAAAGATATTTGTGTGTAAATGTTTTCCAACCACAAAAATCTTTTTATTTTCTGCCAAGGCAATACCAAATTCAGTATGCATGCCCGTTCCTGCTCTGTCGGTTATTAAAACAAAAACATCACACTTTCTTATTCCAGTTAAAGCTAACTTAGCAATTTTCCTCGATTGAGCAGGATTTTTCTCACAGGATTCAGGCATTATTTGTTTAGTCCAATCAAAAGTTATAGAATGGCCAGATTGTTTTAGTTTTTGAGACAATTTTCTGACTAAGCTCACTCTTTTTATTCTTGAAGATATATAGAATTTCATTGATTAGTTTTATTTCTTAAAAAGGTATAGATCTCGGACGCCCAAGACCCATCGTAAAAATAGCTTCAAAATCAGCTCTCCGGTCTTACTCGATAGCGCGCTGGATCAAGCAAATAATTTCTTAGTTGTTTTTTTAAATATTTTCGACCTGAGCCACTTTTAAGAAATTTTTCTCGACCGACGGCATCTCTTTTGTCTAAATATGCTTCAT is a window from the Patescibacteria group bacterium genome containing:
- a CDS encoding YdcF family protein, whose product is MKQIKTSFKKVLDFLIDRTPEEKLPKVDAIFVFGHTDPRVAKHATHLYKSKKAKMIILTGKGRKDIPNFESEASHYASLIESDGVPKSSLILEKLSTNSLENVLFGIKACHDNNFRPKSLIVVAIPPLLRRSRATFEKQFPSIKIYSSGPDIPLEEYLQHTRRILEEFDRFDEYSKKGDIASVKVPQNIQDAIQSIKSII
- a CDS encoding ABC transporter permease, coding for MMEAFRRIVKWGLKNFWRNGWLSTATVSIMILTLLVITVLLMVNVVANAVLENLENKIDISVYFKLQTPEEDILAAKTQLEKLVEVERIDYTSQNQALLNFREKHKDNPVLLQSLDELETNPLEASLNIKAKETSQYVSINQFLESVHYKDIIDKVNYMQNKGVIEKLSKIITDVKTVGLTVSLLLAVIVFLVTFNAIRLAIYSSREEINVMKLVGASNWFIRGPFIVEGLMYGVLATIITVIFLYPAFYFASSKLSGFLPIDDLFSYFKTNLFSLFFLLLGVGLVLGVFSSFIAVRKYLKD
- a CDS encoding DUF2238 domain-containing protein — protein: MESEPRKTKKRYSEITASIFTLNGLVLFFGDRTWFPDFYNPKFMAMAAFVSAFLIILPRLIYKAKGDPKKQQLLNLLEVSLIIGLGLSGLGGLGLFRLSGAGFEYDKLIHFFIPFIYTVVICCFGSQWYGWSFKKSVVLGATLIFMGGIVWEIFEFLADTLFGTQMRGYYGQYIAKDTTLDMIFNAFGIISGIFVSAKFNKVIHNYFERSNERSE
- the ftsE gene encoding cell division ATP-binding protein FtsE, whose product is MIEFKNVSKFYDDCAALDKVTFGIKPKEFVCIVGRSGAGKTTLLKLLLKEEEPSEGEIVVDGRDVGDLKKHDIPLYRRKIGAIFQDFKLLPNKNAYENIAFAMEAAGRTEQEIAVDVPQILNLVELSDKANNFPAQLSGGEKQRVAIGRALVHKPDILMADEPTGNLDPLHTWDIIRLLCRINELGTTVILATHDREIINALSKRVISFDRGHLIRDEENGRYIV
- a CDS encoding nucleoside 2-deoxyribosyltransferase, with translation MKFYISSRIKRVSLVRKLSQKLKQSGHSITFDWTKQIMPESCEKNPAQSRKIAKLALTGIRKCDVFVLITDRAGTGMHTEFGIALAENKKIFVVGKHLHTNIFFFHPKVKIINSVIDLLKEVK